The genomic region GCGACATCCGGGCCTACGACGTGCGAACGGGCCGACCGGTCTGGACGTTCCATACCATTCCGCGCCCCGGCGAGGCCGGGTATAATACGTGGCCTGCAGAGGCGTACAAAAACATCGGTGGGGCCAACGCCTGGGCGGGCATGGCCATCGACCGGCAGCGGGGCATTCTGTACGCGCCCACTGGCTCGGCAGCCTACGATTTTTACGGCGGCAACCGGAAAGGTGCCAATCTTTTTGCCAACTGCCTGCTGGCGCTGGATGCCACCACCGGAAAACGGCTCTGGCATTTTCAGACCGTTCACCACGACATCTGGGACCGTGATTTGCCCGCCCCGCCCAATCTGGTCACGGTGACGCACCGGGGTCGGCGCATCGACGCCGTGGCGCAGATTACCAAGCAGGGTTTTGTTTTCGTGTTCGACCGGGTGACGGGCAGGCCCTTGTTCCCGATTCAGGAAAAAGCGTTCCGGACCGACGGCGTGCCCGGCGAAGTGCCCTACCCGACGCAGCCTGTTCCGACGCTGCCGGTGCCGTTTACCCGCCAGCGTTTTACGGAAAACGACTTCAACACTTTCGTTGCCGACCGCGATTCGCTGAAACGGGTGCTGCGAAAGGCCCGCACGGGGAGTCATTACATCCCGGTAGGAGCCGACATGACCATTTTCTTCCCCGGCACCGACGGCGGTGGGCAGTGGGGCGGGGCGGCGGCCGACCCGCAGGGCGTCCTGTACGTGCCCGCCAAAGAGCTCCCCGTCTACTCGTCCCTGACCCAGCAAAAAAACAGCGAAGCCGGACAGCGGCTGACGGGCGCCCAACTGTATACCCGGAATTGCAGCGCCTGCCACGGTGCCGACCGGCGGGGCAACCACGACGGCACGTATCCTTCCCTCGTCAATTTGGACAAACGCCTGACGGTAAGCCAGACCAGCGATATTTTACGAAAAGGACAGGGAATGATGCCGGCCTTTGCCCAGCTTCCGGAAGCCGAGCGCAAGGCAATTCTGGATTTTCTGTTTCAGAAAGGAAGTGCCGCCGAAGCCGTGGTGCAGAAGGGGAAACGGACGCTTCCGTACAACCATACCGGCTACAATCGCTGGTACGACCGCAACGGCTACCCCGTCAGTGCGCCGCCCTGGGGAACGCTCACGGCCATTGACCTGAACACGGGACAACGCCGCTGGCAGGTGCCGCTGGGCGAATACCCGGAACTGACCGCCAAAGGCGTTCCGCCGACGGGGACGGACAATTACGGCGGCCCGCTCGTGACGGCCAGCGGCCTGCTGTTTATCGCCGCGAGCCGCGACGAAGTCTTCCGTGCTTTCGATACCCGAACGGGCAAAATCCTGTGGACCGCAAAGCTCCCCGCGGCGGGCTACGCCTCTCCAAGCACCTACTCCGTCAACGGAAAGCAATACATCGTCATCGCCTGCGGCGGAGGCAAACTCAAAACCCGGTCGGGGGATAAATACGTAGCCTTTACAATTAAGAATTAAGAGTTAAAAATTAAAAGTATGCTTCGCTTAATCAGGTCGCTTGTGTTAGCGGAGCCTGCTTTTAACTCTTAATTCTTAACTCTTAACTGAAATCCGGCTGTTGCCGTCGTTGCCTTTTTCCACCTGCACCTGTACGCTGATGCGTTCCTTGATTTCGTGGCGGTGCGAGATGATGCCGATGGTTTTCTGACTATCCTGCTGCAGTTTTTCGAGCATGACGATGGCCGTATCGAGCGTTTCGGGGTCGAGTGTTCCAAAACCTTCGTCGATGAACAGACTGTCGATCTGCACGTTCTGCGAGGCGAGGTCCGACAGCCCGAGGGCGAGCGCCAGACTGAGCGTGAAGGTCTCTCCGCCCGACAGGCTGGAAACGGACCGTTCGGTGCCGCCCTGGTAGAGGTCCATGACGTACAATTCCTCCTGCCCGTCGTGCGGTTTGAGCAGGGCGTAGCGGTCGGTCAGGTCGCGGAGGCGCTGGTTGGCCAGGCCGATGAGTTGGGAAAGCGTCAGGCTCTGGGCAAATTTGCTGTATTCGTCGCCTTTGGCACTGCCGATGAGGCGGTTGAGTTCCTGCCACGGACGGGCCTGTCCTTCGAGCTTCGTCAGGTCTTCGGAATATTTTTTCTGCTTCCGCCGTTTTTCCCGGTCCACCTCCAGCATGTGCTTGAAGTACCCGACCTGTTCCCGGCTTTTGGACTCTTCCTTTTTCAGCAGCGCCAGTTGCTCCAGCACTTCGTCCGGGCTCCGTTCCGACTGCCGGGCCTGGAGTGCTTCGGTGCGTTTCTGCAGTTCGTCCCGGCGTTTGGCCGCCAGTTCGGCCGCTTCTTTTTCGAGTTCTGCTTTTTTCTCCCGCAGGTGCTGAACCGCGACGGAGTCCAGCAGGGCGGCGCGGGCCGCGGCAGGGTCCGCAAAGCCGCGTTCCAGCAGCAGCGACCGCAGGCTGCCCGTCAACTGGCGGCATTCGTCCTCAAAGCCCGTGAAAGCCGTTTGGGCATTTTTGAGCACTTCGTCCTGTCCGGAAAGGTTTTTCTGAATGTTGCCGAACCGGTCGGCCATCCGTTCGCAGACGGTTTTGATGGCATCTCCGGCAAAAAGGGCGTTCTTCTCGGCCGTCAACTGCTGGAGTTCCTGCTGGTGGTTCTGCAACTGCTCAAAACCCGTTTTCAGATTCCGGAGCAGGGTGTCCTGTTCCCACAGGGCCTGCACGTTGGAGAACACGCCGCGCTGGTGCTGAACCGACTTGATCTGGCTCTGCACTTCCGTGGGCGAAAGCGCCGGGTCGAGCGCCAGAGTTTCCAGCTGCCGGTTGATCTCTGACCGCTTCTGCGAATACAGCGTCCGCAGTTCGTCCCGCTGTTGGACCAGCGCTTTGTACTCGCCGTCTGCCGTGCTGAGGGCTTTGTTGAGCGCGTCGTACTGGCTTTTCTTCTTGCTCCAGTCGCTGGCGACCAGTTGCAGCTGAAGCTCCAGTTTGCCGGTTTCGTTGATGTAATGCTGGGCGTACGGATGGTCGAGGGAGCCGCAGAGCGGGCAGGGCTCGCCGTCCTGCAGAGCCTTGCGGAGTTCTTCGAGGTTCGCTTCCTGAGCCAGCCGGATTTTACGCTGTTCCAGTTCTTTTTTGCGCTGTTCCAGTGCTGCCACTTCCAGCGCCAGCGCATCCAGATTTGGACTTTCCCGTTCCAGCAGTTCTTTCTGGTTCTGAATCCGGGCATTCAGGGTTTGTCCGTCGCCCAGCCGGTCCTGCTGTTCTTTGAGCGCGTGGTAGAGGTTGCCCAGCGTGGTTTCCTGCTCGACCAGCCGGGCCATTTCCTGCCGGATGTTGCCGCTGTTGAGCAGGGGATATTCCTGTTCAAACTGCACCAGTTCGACGCCGATACGCTGGTATTGTTCGGACACCTGCGCGGCGGCTTCCTCCAGATCGGCCGGATCGAGGGCGCGTATCCACGGGTCCTTCGCCGTTTCAAGGGCTTCCCGGATGGCCAGAAGCGGTTTCCGGGCAGCATCGTGGCTGTCCTGAATCCTCTGCGTCAGCCGCTGAACGCGTTCACGGAAGTCGTTTAGCTCCTGCATGAACGTCTCCTGCGAAAGGGCTTCGTTGCGGGTCAGCGTCCGGGCCTCGTCCAGCAGCCGGGTCATCTCTTTCTCCAGTTCGGTCCGGAGCTGCCGGGCGTCGGTCGCCCGCCGGGATTCGCGGTCGCGGTTCGTTTCCGCGTGGAGCAGGTCCGAAAGCGGGGTTGCCAGGTCGGCCACCGTTTCGTGTTGTCCGAGCCGCCGCGCGTCTTCCGCAAACGTAACCTGGCTCGTTTCAAGAAGGGCCTGCCGGTCGTCGAGCCGTTTAAGCGTTTGTTCGGCTTCTTCGATTCGGGTCAGCAGTTTTTCTTCTTCGGTAAAAAAGAGAATCTGTTTGGTCAGGTCTTTAATGCGGGCGTCGAGCTTTTTCTGTTCGGTCTTCAACTGGTCTACCTCTTCGTCGGGCAACACCTGAATGGCGGCCAGATCCTTCCGTTTGTCCTGAAGCACAAGGGTATAATCCCGGTTGATCTCATGCGCTTTCTGACTCAGCAGCCGGTAGATTTCCGTCCCGGTGATTTTTTCGAGCATTTTGCTGCGGTCGCCGGCGCGGGCTTTCAGAAACTGGTCGAAAGCGCCCTGCGCCAGCACGATGGAACGGACAAACTGCTCGTAGGTCAGTCCGATCAGCTCTTCGTTTTTGGCCGGAAAATCCCGGAGGTTTTTGATGGGAAACAACTCGCCTTCCTCACTGCCTTCCTTCAGGCGGGCGACTTCCATTTCGTAGTTGTTCCAGTTGCCGTTGCGGTTTCTGGTAATCGACCAGCGCGAACGGTAGGCGTTGCCACCGACTTCGTATTCCACCTCGGCATACGCCGTGGCTTTGGGTTCCTTCGCCGCCTGCTGGTTGACCAGCAACCCTTCGTTTTCAATATTAGCCAGCGAAATAGCGCCCGAAACCCGCGGAATCCGGTTGAACAGGGCCAGCGTAATCACGTCCAGCAGCGTCGATTTGCCCGCTCCGGTCGGGCCGGCGATGACAAACAGCCCGGTGCTGCCCAGCGGACCTTCCAGAAATTGAATCGGGGGGTGTTCTCCGTAAAAAGAATTGATGTTACGAA from Tellurirhabdus rosea harbors:
- a CDS encoding outer membrane protein assembly factor BamB family protein — protein: MKRFAALLLPLMGFGILSYTGLPMEAPVSGVPASGIPASGVPAGGAPTADWPEYNGDGSRNHYSELNGITAENVGQLQPAWVYASGGADTVANRTQMQCNPLVVDGVLYGVSAGTQAFALDAATGRELWKTNFSENASGTTSRGVAYWAEEGQKRLFFGIGPWLYSLDARTGQPDPLFGEKGRIHLKQGLERPGADDYVVANTPGVVFKNLLIVGARVSESETALLGDIRAYDVRTGRPVWTFHTIPRPGEAGYNTWPAEAYKNIGGANAWAGMAIDRQRGILYAPTGSAAYDFYGGNRKGANLFANCLLALDATTGKRLWHFQTVHHDIWDRDLPAPPNLVTVTHRGRRIDAVAQITKQGFVFVFDRVTGRPLFPIQEKAFRTDGVPGEVPYPTQPVPTLPVPFTRQRFTENDFNTFVADRDSLKRVLRKARTGSHYIPVGADMTIFFPGTDGGGQWGGAAADPQGVLYVPAKELPVYSSLTQQKNSEAGQRLTGAQLYTRNCSACHGADRRGNHDGTYPSLVNLDKRLTVSQTSDILRKGQGMMPAFAQLPEAERKAILDFLFQKGSAAEAVVQKGKRTLPYNHTGYNRWYDRNGYPVSAPPWGTLTAIDLNTGQRRWQVPLGEYPELTAKGVPPTGTDNYGGPLVTASGLLFIAASRDEVFRAFDTRTGKILWTAKLPAAGYASPSTYSVNGKQYIVIACGGGKLKTRSGDKYVAFTIKN
- a CDS encoding AAA family ATPase, with product MKIRQIRFRNINSFYGEHPPIQFLEGPLGSTGLFVIAGPTGAGKSTLLDVITLALFNRIPRVSGAISLANIENEGLLVNQQAAKEPKATAYAEVEYEVGGNAYRSRWSITRNRNGNWNNYEMEVARLKEGSEEGELFPIKNLRDFPAKNEELIGLTYEQFVRSIVLAQGAFDQFLKARAGDRSKMLEKITGTEIYRLLSQKAHEINRDYTLVLQDKRKDLAAIQVLPDEEVDQLKTEQKKLDARIKDLTKQILFFTEEEKLLTRIEEAEQTLKRLDDRQALLETSQVTFAEDARRLGQHETVADLATPLSDLLHAETNRDRESRRATDARQLRTELEKEMTRLLDEARTLTRNEALSQETFMQELNDFRERVQRLTQRIQDSHDAARKPLLAIREALETAKDPWIRALDPADLEEAAAQVSEQYQRIGVELVQFEQEYPLLNSGNIRQEMARLVEQETTLGNLYHALKEQQDRLGDGQTLNARIQNQKELLERESPNLDALALEVAALEQRKKELEQRKIRLAQEANLEELRKALQDGEPCPLCGSLDHPYAQHYINETGKLELQLQLVASDWSKKKSQYDALNKALSTADGEYKALVQQRDELRTLYSQKRSEINRQLETLALDPALSPTEVQSQIKSVQHQRGVFSNVQALWEQDTLLRNLKTGFEQLQNHQQELQQLTAEKNALFAGDAIKTVCERMADRFGNIQKNLSGQDEVLKNAQTAFTGFEDECRQLTGSLRSLLLERGFADPAAARAALLDSVAVQHLREKKAELEKEAAELAAKRRDELQKRTEALQARQSERSPDEVLEQLALLKKEESKSREQVGYFKHMLEVDREKRRKQKKYSEDLTKLEGQARPWQELNRLIGSAKGDEYSKFAQSLTLSQLIGLANQRLRDLTDRYALLKPHDGQEELYVMDLYQGGTERSVSSLSGGETFTLSLALALGLSDLASQNVQIDSLFIDEGFGTLDPETLDTAIVMLEKLQQDSQKTIGIISHRHEIKERISVQVQVEKGNDGNSRISVKS